Genomic DNA from Dermacentor variabilis isolate Ectoservices chromosome 6, ASM5094787v1, whole genome shotgun sequence:
taattaaaagtACAATACAAATGATTATGACAGAGGGCACCACCACAGCTGCCTCTAGCTATGGAGAGCTCTTGATTACTTGTCAAGCCATGTGGGTATTCAGTAGGATCAATATGTGTGTCTGAAACAACCCTTCCAACATATCAAGAGCTTCTTACCTCCTCCTCATCATCTTCGGTAGCAGAAACCATGTGTTTTTCCCTGTCATTGAACACTGATGTAACCAGCAGAACTAGCTTTTTACCTGGCAGGCGAAACAACAGAATCTAATATAGTAAGCAAAAAAGGCATAGGTACTACTCTGACAGCCTCACCATGATTTTGCTGCAGTGGTTGTTCAGCAAGTGAATACGAAGACATATTGGCAGCATCATTCTCTTCACTTAAGTCTCCATCCACCACATATGTCACATGGCTTGGATACCGAAACCTGACGCGATCATTCAGACTCGGTGCTTCTCCATCTGGTGTTGTCTCTAAAATGGCGTGGCGGTCCACACCAAAAGGAGGCAGCCGTGTTCGCATGAAGTCATGGACAAGTTCTTCAGCCATGGGCATTGGACTATCAGTGCTCTTAACATACTTCAAAACGGCCTCAAGAGCAGTCTCCACGTCAGCCTTAAACGAGAGGTGTAGAATGTACAAACTACATTATAAGCATTACCCAAGGCAATAGTGGGCACAACAATGCTCCACTTCAAGGAATCCCTCAATTAACCAATAAAAATGGGCCTCAGCAATACATCCAGCTTGGAACTCATTCACTGTGGCAGCAGCCGGCATTTACAAAGCACACGGTCGTCATCTTAATTAAGAACAACTTCTTTGGAATGCACATATCATCCTTATCTGTTGTTATCTGTGGTCATGCATACAGTGGTAGTAAATCTGTGCCAATTGCACAAATCTATGCCGAATGGAATTTGCTGCGCCCTACTGCTCCTAAAGGGTCTTTCTTGCTTAAATTGTACGACTGCTACACCAAATGTATGCTAAAGCGAGCATATGCTGAAAAATGCACAGAGCGCATGCTAAAAGTTGCAGAGCTGCTAATTGAGCATGGCACGAGATGAAAAATTTCAGTGACATTCAGGGAGGGCAAGCTGTGTTGAAGCAAGTGACGAAGAAAATGGCAGATAGTGTGAAACAGCCAGAGTTGATGAATAAGGCAAAGAAAAGAACAGGGCAGTGCACACTGAAGTGTACATTCTGTACAAATATGCTTGTGTTAAAATTCAAGCAAATTACGAGTTCATTTTTGCTTGATCTTTTGCATTGTGAATGCTTACTGATGTTCTTTTTGTGCTGTGTTGGTGCAAAAAGGGCAAAGCAGCGATATATCCTgggctctccttttttttttttttttttttttttgtaaacgcaTGTTCTTGCGAACATGCTCATGCTGCCGGCAGCTTGTTCCTACACTCTTAAAGATGTTTAcaacctttggggcttatcttgtcccacaacaataatcatcacctgccttgcttgcgtttccttgcttGAAAGCTCGgcgttcgctactttcctgtcaagaatactgtgtcatgctgataatgcgcaagcCATTCATGACTTGCACATTCATCACGCAGAGCAGcattaaaagaaaggaaatgtgttAAAGGAAATgggggcaagacagatgacgattattgttgcgggacaagatatggcccaaagggtgtaaatttttttaaagagtTTATGTACAATATAACACAATTTCTGTTAATTTCCTAATATACACTGATCTGTGTTAAACTAATTGAATAAGTTTGAATAAGTTAATAGAATAAGACTAATAAAAGTTTTATAATGTGCTTTGCTCTCTTTTAGGATAATACAGAATCACGCTATTGGTGAAAGTGGGCTCCTTCTGCGATGTTTATAGTATTACGGCaatctttttttaatatataagTTTTTTAATGTGTTCTGCTCTTTTTTTAGTATGATACAGAATCACAATTTTGTTGAAAGCGGGCTCCTTCTGTGATGTTTATAGTATTAtggcaatcttttttttctgttacaaACTGTGCTAACATTCTTACTGAAGAGGTCAAGGCTTGAATTTTGCTTGCCTATGAAAATAATATATTCTTGTACTTATATTGTTCATGGTTTTTATGAAAATCATATAAACTAGCAAGGACATTACACTAAATTTCGTACATCTGGTACGTGCTTTTACGAAAACCCTACACCTGCTCCAAAACACTGAAGACCATTCCCACCACTGTGCATACCCTTGCATTTATTTTTTactaaaaaaatgaaaggcatcAATGTTATAGAATTTCAATTCGAAGACGTCAGTTTCAAGTTTAAGATGGGATTATGATCAAGATTTAAGCTTATTCAACAAGAGAGGGCCATTTGCTCAATTTGACTTGGGAGTGTCAACCTAAGTGTTCCTTTTCCTTGACAAGGCTGACATTTTATTAATGTAGTGTGAATTTTTCTATTTCAAGAAAGAGAGGTTGACAACAATCCATGTGAGTGCATGTGGTTATGTTACCTTGGCTAGCCTTGAATGCGGAAGAAACTGCATAGGAAGGCCTTTTCTCAGTTGCAGGCAGGAGTCTTGAGCACCATCAACTAAATCCAGTACAAGATTCTTAAGACAGTCGCCTACTGTGCTGTATAAAAATGAGAAACAAAACTGCTGAGAGTTTACACAATGACCTGCAAATGGACACTCAGCCACACACACAGCTTAGGAACAGGAACCAGACACAAGTACATTTGGACATAGTAGAAGGTAATTCTCACTGTACAGGTATGCAAAAAAGGAATTTTAAATCAAGCTGGATTAGTAAGTTACATTTCTGAAATACCAAAAATGTCACTCTCATATGAGCAGAGCATTGGTAATTCAGAGAAGATACGAAACTGGAGGACAGGCCCGAAGTACCTGTCAGAATACTTTGAAGACTGTAACATCACACGAACACACTAGCACAGTATTTCAGGTGGTGCAACATTCAGTAAAAGAAGCTCTAGCCTGAAGGAGGCTCAAGAAAAACTGCAAGACTGCTTCAATGCTGGCTACCAAGAAAAAATTGTATTTTCTTGCTCACACTGGCACTGCCGCGACTGGCTCGGATGCGATGGAGACTCACTTCGTTATAGTAAGCCTCAATTCTATAAATGCTCTGCTGTCTTGCGTAAAGCCAAAACTGCGTGGTGGCAGTGCGGCAGCGGGCAAAGGTGAACATGACTGCGGTCTCACCATAAAGATAGTCATCTCATGTGCAATCTGCGGTGATGCTGTGCGGCCAAATGTGCAACCCATTCCTATACAGAGAATCAACAGAACTCTtctttttctgggggggggggggggggggtataataAATGTTTCACACTGCTGCATACATACTGAGCATGTGCCAGGGGCATACTAGCCTTTACAACTGCTAACTGTAAATACGTCATTATATTCCCAAATAAATTGAGTTATcggtgttttttcaattttctcaaAACAAGCTTTTCGCTTAGCCTGCTTGTCTGTGGCAACAATATCTCAAGATCTAGGACAGCTACAGctgtaaaattttttttatatgaagtTAAATGCATAAAGCTTGACGTGCTGCAAgcagattctttctttcttcattttttaaaCATCTGATTTTGTTCTTATTCCCTAGTAGCCACACTGTAAACACTGAACTGTAATGAGCTTCAAGATTGCCAATTGTTGTTGGATTTGAAAACTGATTCAAGAGCAGTCTACACGTCAGCCTTAAAGGAGAAGTGTAGAATGCACATGCTACATTATCAGCATTACCCAAGGCAATAGTGATAGTGGGCATAACAATAATGCTCCACTTCAAGGAATTCCTTGAACATTCCCTAAACATTCTTCTGTCCACTCAGGCATTATTATTGCTTTCTGCCCAGTATTTCTTTTGCCTATTGTCTCCACTAACAAAAGTAATGTACTTATAATAATTAGTTAATAAGTAATTCCACAGTTATTTAGCCTATCAAAAGTAACTGCATTTTTGAAATCAGCTCAGAAAGTTGAATAAAGCTGTCATTTAATTGAATTTGGTCTAAAAACAAGACAGCTCTATACACCATGTCCCCTCTTACAAGAGAGTTCAGGAAATTAGAAGGTTGTTGATCTAACAGCCGCACAAAACCACTTCTATTGCATGGGGGCAGTGATTGGATACGACATCAATATGTGAAAGCTAACAATATTTGAGCTCAGAAAAACATGCAATGTAGGTCTTCCTAAAAAGAACTAAAGTGCACATCTAATAATACACCCACAATTAAATTGCTGTGATTTTTGTAATTCTTTATGCAAGACAGCCCaggggcgctatagcgtaaaactattccaaacttttctattttaattctGATagcagccctccgtgattggtcaaaaacttttttggaccgcccccacttcacctgtctgtcacgcgacgtcacgaaaaccgcgatacctccccatctgatgtgatgtgtacacactgattatgcatgatttgaccgaaaaaagaaaaacaattatttatgattcgacgccttttcgccattagcccccggctattggtcaaaagttctgggctgcacccacttcacctgcctgtcacgcgacgtcacaaaaccccgaaaactcaccgcgtcaaagtgacgtgtgcgcattaaagatgcattcatatgctgaataaaactgaattttcttctgaatagccacagcctgccccgttccaaaaggaataaaagatggctgctgccgattgCTCAGGCGCTGGCCACTCGTACCTGCcgcagagcatgggtttatttgcgtataataaaactgcttgcgcggccgtgtaatgtttttgagcactttcggcatgtttacgacctaaTTGTGCCAactcctctttgctgaggatctgttttagcgtcattcttaagcttccgttacatgccgccacgattttcgaccagccacctcaagctaagtaagggaaagcggaccaatcgtagacgctggcaccaccctcttcatccggttatcgattttcagtgcactggctctgccccattgaatccctctccacttgagcgttttcctcgcctcttgtcagccagttagatacgaaaagctgctcagtgtaggcaatgttattcgtttttcaagcaaacaaaagtgacctcctatgaacgaggagagcgtttgattggtctgttcagacaaccctgcgggtgaccgcccggtgcttgcgttggtggttacgcaaatttgacgtaatgagattggaatagaaacatattggaatagtcttacgttatagggccccagcttcAGGAAAACAGCTATTGGCTATTTTGGTGTCGTTTTTTGGTGCCCTTTCTATACAAAAAGCTACAGTAAATGTGCACATAAAGGCGCAGTAAATTTGAGCTGGAAAGACAAAGAGGATCCTGGGCAGGTGAGTGCACAGTCTTTGGAACATACCCAACATTTCACAACTAACTGGAGGTAAAAACCAGGATTCTGAAGCTACTTAGGAACAGACCTTATAAAAGCAGCAGTGTCAATGCTATAAAACTGCCTAATTCTTGCTATCAACTATAGTAAAGGGGATTAAAAAAAACTTGAGAGGCAATGGTAGTATTGGGTCATGCAATGGCAGCAGGCAACACAGACGTGGATTCACGTGGCAAGTGCACACCTTGTTATGTTACATAAGGAAGCCTGAAAGTACTTACTGATTCTGGTAAGTACTTATAGTGATATGTGTAGAGTGAGTGCCTGAAGACTGAGGTGTCAAAGCCTGGTGGATGGTTCCACGTGGCATGTACAGCAAGTCTCCAGGCTATGAAAACAATCACAAGTAAGACTGTAGATACAATTACCTGCCGTAACAGTTGCCTATTAAGTGCATAAGTGCTGCTGCTCAGCTCAGCTTTTCTGAAGAGcattatttaaaaaataaaataagattaATAAAACCAAAGATGAGCTTAGCTCCTTGTAAGAGTTAAGCATAATATGCTCCTTTGCCCCTGTGAGAGAACCTGATGGGCAACACTATAACTTAACCAAAGCTATCTAATACCCAGTGAAAGTCAAAAGGAATCCACAGAAAATCTATATCACTGCAGCACAAGTATTTCATTCACAAAATGGCAGACTAATAGAAAACTTTGACCTTAAGTATTGTTGGTTTGAATCAATCACACAGCATTAGCCCAGCTTATGTAaaagagataataataataataataataataataataataataataataataataataataataataataataataataataataataataataataataataataataataataataataatagattaCTTTTACCAATGTGATGGGGGAGGTCGGGGAAAAAGAAGGTGAATTAACAGCTTGACTATCCCCGCGCTCCCCaaaagaaataatgaatgaatgctaaCTGAGTAGCTATCACCCAAATTAACACAGTGACATAATGCATGTGGTTGAGTACATGTGAATCGGACCATGAGGGCTGTGATTCCACTATGCATAAAGTCACATCATGCCACAATTCTATAAAATTATGTGGATACATGTAAGCACCACTTTGAACAACCATATAACCATGGCATGGATAATATACACATTCATATACTACACTTAATGAACCACAGTTTACTTTTACAGCCAACAAAGGGATGACtaggaaaagaaaatgaaatatttTTGTATTCAAGGTTGGCTAAGTTAATATGGAGAGAAAATAGATATATCAACATAAAGGTAACAATGACAGGTTCTCATTCTACAAGGCATCAGGTAGGCCTGAGCAGATGTAGCAAAACTACATTGAGGATTATCATAACACAAAGAAGgtgaaaaagcattttccatgtAGAAATGGGATATACTATAGCTGACAAGGCCTACTAACCTTTAATGTAAACTCATGAGTTGGCTGGCCAATTTCATCAGCACTGAAATCCTTGCTGTAGGATCGAGGCAACTTTACAGGTGGCTTGTAAAGCCTCCAGCATTTTTCACCTTCCAATTGGACAATAAATACCTGCAAAGAATTCAATTaatgaaactatatatatatatatatatatatatatatatatatatgctgcagcAACAGGCAAGTAGCCATAAACTTTAATGCATATAAAATTTTAAGAGTGATAATTAGGTACGCCTCTAAGATATTAAAGAAAGACCACTATTTTTCCTGAAAGACATGCTGccaaatgttcttttttgttaATTTTATCTTTTGCAGAGATTTACTTTTCGTGAATcaataaaagaaatatttttcaGTGGTCCAACAAACTACTGAGCCAATATGACATAATGTTTTAACCTGAAACTTcaagtgaaaaaacaaaaactggAGATCACCTGACAAAAAACGTATGCAACAATTCTTTTCTATTCCAGTCTTTTATTTTTGACCCAGTTTCTTGACGACTTCTATATTTATAACAACATGTAAAATGCATAAAAGCAAGACTAATTTTTACACTGGTTCTAGAGGaaaccacattttctttttttatacaggCTTGAAAGTGAATCCTCAGTCCTCAAACTAAAATATTCAACTAAAGATGTTATTTACTACACCTTATAGAGCTGAGAGAACAGACAATATGCTTGGTGCAATATCACTGTTCTTACCATGTCGAGTACAAGAACATTGAAATAaagatttttttatttcgtgcACGCTTGCTCAATGTTAGATAATAAATTTGTAAATACATGCTATGGGAAAAACATGAACACAGCTGCACAGCTTGCTCGTGAATTCTACTGTAATGTTCAATGTTATGTGCCACCATCTCACATGTTTAAGACTATGGTGAGCCTTGTGGAAGCAATGAACCCACAATTTCTTACCAACTATTCCATTAAATTCTTCCTGAATATTGTCATAGCATAAGTGCAAGG
This window encodes:
- the Arr2 gene encoding arrestin 2 isoform X1, which produces MSSKRKADAEKHGKRKKTAANTCTNSAISVLSQKYETPLQFLEFLLTPLSLQAFVKKHWEKEPFVSQNRPIQAEFWSPLFGKDHFFALLKEKQVYFSKDIAVCKYEGGKRTNFERQGRATEAKIKKLFEGDKATLQIHQPQRWVDGLWEVLEKLECFFGCLVGCNVYITPPSAQGLAPHYDDVEVFIVQLEGEKCWRLYKPPVKLPRSYSKDFSADEIGQPTHEFTLKPGDLLYMPRGTIHQALTPQSSGTHSTHITISTYQNHTVGDCLKNLVLDLVDGAQDSCLQLRKGLPMQFLPHSRLAKADVETALEAVLKYVKSTDSPMPMAEELVHDFMRTRLPPFGVDRHAILETTPDGEAPSLNDRVRFRYPSHVTYVVDGDLSEENDAANMSSYSLAEQPLQQNHGKKLVLLVTSVFNDREKHMVSATEDDEEEDLEIAKFPPHFLDAIKQLCGSDEFVHCGDLSLPSDEDKLLLLTTLWSLHLLDVEASGT
- the Arr2 gene encoding arrestin 2 isoform X2 encodes the protein MSSKRKADAEKHGKRKKTAANTCTNSAISVLSQKYETPLQFLEFLLTPLSLQAFVKKHWEKEPFVSQNRPIQAEFWSPLFGKDHFFALLKEKQVYFSKDIAVCKYEGGKRTNFERQGRATEAKIKKLFEGDKATLQIHQPQRWVDGLWEVLEKLECFFGCLVGCNVYITPPSAQGLAPHYDDVEVFIVQLEGEKCWRLYKPPVKLPRSYSKDFSADEIGQPTHEFTLKPGDLLYMPRGTIHQALTPQSSGTHSTHITISTYQNHTVGDCLKNLVLDLVDGAQDSCLQLRKGLPMQFLPHSRLAKADVETALEAVLKYVKSTDSPMPMAEELVHDFMRTRLPPFGVDRHAILETTPDGEAPSLNDRVRFRYPSHVTYVVDGDLSEENDAANMSSYSLAEQPLQQNHGPRDCKVSSPLSRCH